The Siniperca chuatsi isolate FFG_IHB_CAS linkage group LG2, ASM2008510v1, whole genome shotgun sequence genome window below encodes:
- the gpr37l1a gene encoding G-protein coupled receptor 37-like 1 yields the protein MVLAAPELLLWQLLQETVSLPTLTTDPQQSQSGGSLMAAFRARTGAFKVDICVREPSVELPENIYSLVLTYHEARMWWFFGCYICLPLLFTLACDLVTRQVLAQRLPQKPSGDKVTARCSSSSSSSSSTKKKRHVREQRLRSTVMALTILYITCNLPESICNITLAYVSVHVSAALPALALPALSLIGQFLLFVRCSATPVLLLFLCRSLGQAFMDCCCCCCEECLPDGNSSSSSSASTTATSNLSSPTSPSPSSLSPSSKEETKSMLATEPAVFYDTAKDSSTAIGTPC from the coding sequence ATGGTGCTGGCCGcccctgagctgctgctgtggcagCTCCTCCAGGAAACTGTCAGCCTGCCAACGCTCACCACTGACCCGCAGCAGAGCCAGTCAGGAGGCTCACTGATGGCTGCATTCAGGGCCCGAACAGGCGCGTTTAAGGTGGATATCTGTGTCCGTGAGCCGTCTGTGGAGCTCCCAGAGAACATCTACTCTCTGGTGCTGACCTACCATGAGGCTCGCATGTGGTGGTTCTTTGGATGCTACATCTGTTTGCCGCTGCTCTTCACTCTGGCCTGCGACTTGGTGACGAGGCAAGTGTTAGCCCAGCGTCTTCCACAGAAACCCAGTGGTGACAAGGTGACCGCCAGATGCTCGTCCTCCTCTTCGTCTTCTTCCTCGACAAAGAAAAAGCGGCATGTGAGAGAGCAGAGGCTGCGTTCCACTGTGATGGCACTCACCATCTTGTACATCACATGCAATCTGCCGGAGAGCATTTGTAACATCACCCTGGCGTACGTCTCCGTCCATGTGTCCGCTGCGCTCCCGGCTCTGGCTCTGCCAGCACTGAGTCTGATTGGACAGTTCCTGCTGTTTGTGCGTTGCTCGGCGACACCGGTAttgcttctattcctgtgtcGCTCGCTGGGCCAGGCCTTCatggactgctgctgctgctgctgtgaagagtgCCTTCCCGACGGCAACTCCTCTTCATCGTCATCTGCTTCAACCACCGCCACCTCCAACCTCTCCTCGCCCACATCGCCCTCCCCATCCTCCCTGTCTCCTTCCAGCAAAGAGGAGACGAAGAGCATGTTAGCGACAGAACCAGCAGTCTTCTATGACACAGCGAAAGACTCTTCAACAGCTATCGGGACGCCCTGCTGA